The Impatiens glandulifera chromosome 3, dImpGla2.1, whole genome shotgun sequence genome contains a region encoding:
- the LOC124931768 gene encoding LRR receptor-like serine/threonine-protein kinase GSO1, which produces MGFLKILFFLVLLLSVSSAADDVSSDSDSNLLLSIKSHLNDPAGALQNWSPATAICKWNGITCSSDGTHVVGINLSGFGLMGSISPRFSELELLQVLDLSQNSLIGSIPSELGQLQNLTQLLLYSNDLSGFIPTEICQLKNLQVLRIGDNNMLTGKIPLEIGNLTELTVLGLAYCQFNGTVPTEIGRLKNLRSLDLQMNRFDGRLPDSIGDCLELRNLAASNNMFDGTIPSSMGNLQSLRILNLVNNSLSGSIPVELSRLANLEYLNMFGNQIDGEIPPELGRLSQLKTLDLSGNKLSGAVNFGGYWFKNLEILDLSDNSLTGSFPDGICMTNKNLSCVYLSQNKLSGGFPLEILNCSSLRELDLSDNEFEGELPRNIGRLVNLTDLLLNNNSFTGSIPTEIGNLTGLVTLFLFGNKINGQIPIEIGKLEKLRVIYLYDNQMEGVIPNELTNCTGLTEIDFFGNRFSGSIPNTIGRLKNLSFLQLRQNELSGVIPNSLGNCRFLEKLVLADNKLTGTLPPTFRFLSELTLITLYNNSFEGPIHESIFLLKKLRIVNFSHNRFTGSILPLLGSTDLTVFDLTNNSFSGPIPSTIFLSTNMTRLRLSCNRLSGSIPPGINKLTRLNFLDLSFNDLVGEIPEVSNSKGLAHLLLNNNKLSRIIPSWLGSLQELGELDISSNTLTASIPVELGNCSRLLKLSLHLNNLSGEIPQEIGNLESLNVLNLQSNSLSGTIPSTIQKCKKLYELRLSENQLTGVIPPEMGTLTELQVILDLSKNKLRGEIPASLGNLMKLERLNLSQNDFHGDVPSSLGKLTSLHMLNLSNNHLSGQIPNTFSKFPLTSFMDNDQLCGPPLQSCIETNRTEKTTLSNNAVAGIIVAIVFTSTIICLVMIYIMLRMWCNWRKVSISSSENGGGIENRVVGEKEKWVYGENGITNSNFDYLKVNSMALIPSQDEKQRRSANSCIFKLKMESDSMDHSF; this is translated from the coding sequence ATGGGTTTCCTCAAAATCCTattctttcttgttcttcttctttctgtttcatCAGCAGCCGATGATGTTTCCTCGGATTCGGATTCAAACTTGCTGTTAAGTATAAAATCACATCTCAATGATCCTGCCGGAGCTCTACAGAACTGGTCACCAGCCACCGCCATTTGTAAATGGAATGGCATAACATGTTCTTCAGATGGAACCCATGTAGTAGGAATAAACCTTTCGGGTTTCGGCCTTATGGGTTCAATTTCGCCACGATTCTCGGAGCTGGAACTGCTTCAAGTTCTTGATTTATCGCAGAATTCTCTCATCGGCTCCATTCCATCAGAGCTCGGCCAGCTTCAGAATCTAACGCAGCTACTACTTTATTCGAACGATTTATCGGGTTTTATTCCAACAGAGATCTGTCAATTGAAGAACTTGCAAGTTCTTAGAATTGGAGATAATAACATGTTGACAGGCAAAATCCCGCTGGAAATTGGTAACTTGACTGAATTGACAGTTTTGGGTTTAGCTTACTGTCAGTTTAATGGAACAGTTCCGACCGAAATAGGCCGATTGAAGAACCTCCGGTCTCTAGATTTGCAGATGAATAGGTTCGATGGGCGGTTACCAGATTCGATAGGAGACTGCTTAGAGCTGAGGAATCTCGCTGCTTCAAACAATATGTTTGATGGAACGATTCCTTCTTCCATGGGCAATCTTCAATCTTTAAGAATCTTGAATTTAGTTAACAACAGTCTGTCCGGTTCAATACCAGTCGAGCTGAGTCGACTAGCAAACTTGGAGTATCTCAACATGTTCGGAAATCAAATCGATGGGGAAATCCCGCCGGAGCTCGGCCGGTTAAGCCAGCTCAAGACGTTGGATTTATCTGGTAATAAACTCTCCGGAGCGGTTAATTTTGGCGGGTATTGGTTTAAGAATCTCGAGATTCTCGACCTGTCGGATAATTCTCTGACGGGTTCCTTTCCTGATGGAATCTGCATGACGAATAAGAACTTGAGCTGCGTTTATCTGTCGCAGAATAAGCTTTCGGGTGGTTTTCCATTGGAAATTCTGAATTGTTCGTCGCTCAGGGAATTAGATCTTTCAGACAACGAATTCGAAGGAGAATTGCCGCGAAACATAGGCCGGTTAGTGAATCTAACCGATCTTTTACTCAATAACAACAGTTTCACGGGTTCTATTCCAACAGAAATTGGAAATTTGACCGGTTTGGTCACCTTGTTTCTCTTCGGTAACAAGATCAATGGCCAAATCCCAATTGAAATCGGGAAATTGGAGAAACTGAGAGTTATTTATCTCTACGACAACCAGATGGAGGGTGTGATACCCAACGAGCTAACGAACTGCACCGGCTTGACTGAGATTGATTTCTTTGGAAACCGATTTTCGGGTTCTATTCCGAATACAATTGGGAGGCTAAAAAATCTTTCTTTTCTTCAGCTCAGGCAGAATGAGTTGTCGGGTGTAATCCCCAACAGTTTGGGTAATTGTCGGTTTCTTGAGAAACTTGTATTGGCTGATAACAAGCTGACCGGAACTCTACCTCCAACGTTTCGATTTCTTTCAGAATTAACCCTCATTACTCTTTACAACAACTCATTCGAAGGCCCTATTCATGAATCCATCTTTCTTCTAAAGAAACTTAGAATTGTCAATTTTTCGCATAACAGATTCACCGGAAGCATCCTTCCTCTGTTGGGTTCTACCGATCTGACTGTTTTCGACTTGACAAACAATAGCTTTTCCGGCCCAATTCCTTCCACAATCTTCCTCTCCACAAACATGACCCGTCTCCGGTTATCCTGTAACCGTCTCTCTGGTTCAATCCCTCCTGGGATAAACAAACTGACTCGACTCAATTTTCTCGACTTATCATTCAATGATCTCGTTGGAGAGATTCCTGAGGTTTCAAATTCGAAAGGGTTAGCTCATTTGCTTCTCAATAATAACAAACTGTCAAGGATAATTCCTTCTTGGTTAGGTTCATTACAGGAACTAGGTGAGCTAGACATTTCATCGAACACCTTAACTGCGTCAATACCAGTAGAACTCGGGAATTGTTCGAGATTACTGAAACTCTCGCTTCATTTAAACAATCTTTCTGGTGAAATCCCACAGGAAATTGGAAACCTCGAATCACTGAATGTTCTAAACCTGCAAAGCAACAGTTTATCTGGAACTATTCCATCAACAATCCAGAAATGCAAGAAGCTTTACGAATTAAGATTATCGGAGAATCAATTGACCGGAGTTATTCCACCGGAGATGGGAACTCTCACGGAATTGCAAGTAATATTAGACCTAAGCAAGAACAAGTTAAGAGGAGAAATACCAGCATCATTAGGAAATCTCATGAAATTAGAGAGATTAAATCTTTCTCAAAATGATTTCCACGGAGATGTCCCATCTTCACTTGGGAAATTAACAAGTCTCCACATGCTTAACCTATCAAATAATCATCTTTCCGGCCAAATTCCCAACACTTTCTCAAAATTCCCACTAACTTCATTCATGGACAATGATCAACTCTGCGGCCCACCATTACAATCCTGTATAGAGACGAACAGGACAGAGAAAACGACACTTTCAAACAATGCCGTCGCGGGAATCATAGTGGCGATCGTTTTCACTTCGACGATAATTTGTTTGGTAATGATCTATATTATGCTGAGGATGTGGTGTAATTGGAGAAAGGTATCGATTTCGAGCTCTGAAAATGGCGGTGGGATTGAGAACAGGGTGGTGGGAGAGAAGGAGAAATGGGTTTATGGAGAAAACGGGATTACGAACAGCAATTTTGACTATTTGAAGGTGAATTCCATGGCGTTGATTCCTTCTCAAGATGAGAAACAACGAAGGTCTGCAAATTCTtgtattttcaaactcaaaatggAATCAGATTCTATGGATCATtcattttga